In the Synechococcus sp. Nb3U1 genome, one interval contains:
- the mazG gene encoding nucleoside triphosphate pyrophosphohydrolase, with amino-acid sequence MLQTLDSLQPDWQNHLAQWSIAGQGSLLLKSCGGKDPTELRDALRSVCAPGRSLTLLAEDLEVVAGPLTLQSWDPQASDRFTHLYLERCSSVQHMSRLAAIVAQLRAPEGCPWDRAQTPESLTPYILEEAYETVAAIRAGDPAAIADELGDLLLQVVLQSQIFAEQKHFDLEAVAAGIADKLIRRHPHVFGDAVIADLPELHRTWEDIKQTEQPDQTLGQKLLHYAQSLPPLMAALKISRKVVGAGFEWPEVEGIWAKIREEEAELRQELGQANPDPSRQEAELGDLFFALVNLGRWYELDAAQALTETNLRFAHRFLRMEELAREQADAGSGGPLTPPDPTDHAQPLNNGAGFSNVLKGRTLEQLEALWQQAKQQHP; translated from the coding sequence ATGCTGCAAACGCTGGATAGTCTTCAGCCCGATTGGCAAAACCATCTGGCGCAGTGGTCGATCGCTGGGCAGGGATCCCTGTTGCTGAAAAGCTGTGGAGGGAAAGATCCAACTGAACTACGTGACGCTCTACGGTCGGTTTGTGCGCCTGGCCGATCTCTGACCTTGCTCGCGGAAGACCTAGAGGTGGTGGCTGGGCCACTGACGCTACAAAGCTGGGATCCGCAAGCATCAGACCGTTTTACCCATCTTTACCTGGAGCGTTGCTCTTCTGTCCAGCACATGAGCCGTTTGGCTGCTATTGTCGCTCAGTTGCGTGCCCCTGAAGGATGCCCCTGGGATCGCGCCCAAACCCCAGAATCCCTCACCCCCTATATTCTTGAAGAAGCCTATGAAACGGTAGCCGCCATTCGAGCCGGGGATCCCGCTGCTATTGCCGATGAGCTTGGGGATTTGCTGTTGCAGGTGGTGTTGCAGTCCCAGATCTTTGCTGAGCAGAAGCACTTTGATCTAGAAGCTGTGGCTGCGGGCATTGCCGATAAGTTGATCCGTCGTCACCCGCATGTGTTTGGGGATGCTGTGATCGCAGATTTACCCGAGCTGCACCGAACCTGGGAAGACATCAAGCAAACTGAGCAACCGGATCAAACCCTCGGCCAAAAACTCCTGCACTACGCCCAAAGTTTGCCCCCTTTAATGGCTGCCCTGAAGATTTCTCGTAAAGTGGTGGGGGCGGGGTTTGAGTGGCCGGAGGTAGAAGGAATCTGGGCCAAAATCCGAGAGGAAGAAGCCGAGTTGCGCCAAGAACTGGGGCAGGCTAATCCGGATCCCTCTCGCCAAGAGGCGGAACTGGGAGATCTCTTTTTTGCGCTGGTCAACTTGGGCCGTTGGTATGAGCTGGATGCCGCCCAAGCTTTGACAGAAACCAACCTGCGCTTTGCCCATCGGTTTTTGCGTATGGAAGAATTGGCTCGAGAACAGGCAGATGCGGGATCCGGTGGCCCTCTAACTCCTCCAGATCCTACCGACCATGCTCAACCTCTCAATAATGGGGCAGGCTTCTCCAATGTCCTCAAGGGCCGCACCCTAGAACAGCTAGAAGCCCTGTGGCAGCAGGCCAAACAACAACATCCCTGA
- a CDS encoding DUF2949 domain-containing protein — translation MLDPIPPPALEEYLLETGIIDRSQLSLAKKLQHRQQGPLLMILLELSFIDLEQLSRLLDLGRTYPFDHAANAG, via the coding sequence ATGCTAGATCCCATCCCCCCACCCGCTCTTGAAGAATATCTACTGGAAACGGGTATTATCGACCGTTCCCAACTAAGCCTCGCCAAAAAATTGCAGCATCGTCAGCAGGGGCCGTTGCTGATGATCCTTTTGGAACTGAGTTTTATCGATCTCGAGCAGCTCAGCCGTCTCTTGGATTTGGGCCGTACCTACCCTTTTGACCATGCTGCAAACGCTGGATAG
- a CDS encoding DUF3148 domain-containing protein → MSEVQGLLPVGATVQVVEMPPYLKTADPMPMLRSANLIQLHEQGVVLQRRLLGTYSVQFANGIFLIDGKYLAPVGSSS, encoded by the coding sequence ATGTCAGAGGTTCAAGGTCTGCTGCCGGTGGGGGCGACGGTTCAGGTGGTGGAGATGCCCCCGTATCTGAAAACGGCTGATCCGATGCCGATGCTGCGCTCGGCCAACCTGATCCAACTGCACGAGCAAGGGGTGGTTTTACAACGGCGGCTCTTGGGTACCTACAGTGTGCAGTTTGCCAATGGCATTTTTTTGATCGATGGGAAATATCTTGCTCCAGTGGGATCCTCTTCTTGA
- the serA gene encoding phosphoglycerate dehydrogenase, whose product MPKVIVTDPIDQAGIDILSQVAQVEVQTQLTPEQLIAAIPNYDAIMVRSGTRVTREVIEAGVNLKIIGRAGVGVDNIDVPAATKAGILVVNSPEGNTIAAAEHAIALMMALSRHVPDANASLKSGLWKRQEFVGVEVYKKTLGIVGLGRIGSHVAQIAKAMGMKLLAFDPYLSMERAEQLGVRLVDFKTLVQESDYITLHIPKTPETTHLFNAETFSLMKPTARLINCARGGLIDEQALYEAITSGQIAGAALDVFASEPLKESPLFSLGKEVLLTPHLGASTEEAQVNVAIDVAEQIRDVLLGLPARSAVNIPGLQAEVLQSLRPYLDLAETLGNLVGQLAGDRVSQLEIRLQGDLAEKDGQPIIVAALKGLLTLALRERVNYVNASIEAKERGIRVVETRDPALKDYSGSLRLTAHGPNGIRSVSGALIGEREVRVTQIDEFPINVPPSANMLMTLHRDMPGIIGRIGALLGAYNVNIASMQVGRKLIRGEAVMVLSLDDPLPDGIIEEVLKQPGIRDAFVVNL is encoded by the coding sequence ATGCCCAAAGTTATCGTCACGGATCCCATCGATCAGGCTGGAATCGATATTCTCTCCCAAGTGGCCCAGGTGGAGGTACAAACGCAACTCACCCCCGAGCAGTTGATCGCAGCCATTCCCAACTACGATGCCATCATGGTGCGCTCCGGTACGCGGGTTACCCGGGAAGTCATCGAGGCGGGCGTCAACCTCAAGATCATCGGTCGTGCTGGGGTAGGGGTAGATAATATCGATGTGCCGGCGGCAACCAAAGCCGGGATCCTTGTCGTCAATTCCCCGGAAGGCAACACCATTGCTGCTGCCGAACACGCCATCGCCCTGATGATGGCACTCTCCCGCCATGTGCCGGATGCCAACGCCTCGCTCAAATCCGGCCTGTGGAAACGGCAAGAGTTTGTTGGGGTAGAAGTTTACAAAAAAACGCTGGGGATCGTCGGGCTGGGCCGGATCGGCTCCCATGTGGCCCAGATTGCCAAAGCCATGGGCATGAAGTTACTGGCCTTTGATCCCTACCTTTCCATGGAGCGAGCGGAGCAGTTGGGGGTGCGCTTGGTGGACTTCAAAACCCTAGTGCAAGAATCCGACTACATCACCCTGCACATTCCCAAAACCCCCGAGACCACCCATCTTTTTAATGCAGAAACCTTCAGCCTAATGAAGCCGACCGCCCGCTTGATCAACTGTGCCCGGGGCGGGTTAATTGATGAGCAAGCCCTGTACGAGGCCATTACCTCGGGTCAAATTGCTGGGGCGGCACTGGATGTGTTTGCCTCCGAACCTCTCAAAGAGTCGCCGCTATTTTCCTTGGGCAAGGAAGTGCTGCTCACTCCCCACTTGGGCGCCTCTACCGAAGAAGCGCAGGTGAATGTGGCCATTGATGTGGCGGAGCAGATCCGGGATGTGTTGTTGGGGTTGCCAGCCCGTTCGGCGGTGAATATCCCCGGTTTACAGGCGGAGGTGCTGCAAAGCCTCAGGCCCTACCTGGACTTGGCGGAAACCTTGGGCAACTTGGTCGGCCAATTGGCCGGGGATCGCGTCAGCCAGTTGGAAATCCGCTTGCAGGGGGATTTGGCGGAAAAAGATGGTCAACCAATTATCGTTGCTGCTCTAAAGGGGTTGCTCACCCTTGCCTTGCGGGAGCGGGTCAACTATGTCAATGCCTCTATCGAGGCCAAAGAGCGGGGTATTCGGGTGGTGGAAACCCGGGATCCGGCCCTCAAGGATTATTCGGGATCCCTGAGGTTAACCGCCCATGGCCCCAATGGGATCCGCTCGGTTTCCGGGGCACTCATCGGCGAACGGGAGGTGCGGGTCACTCAGATCGACGAGTTCCCGATTAACGTTCCGCCTTCTGCCAACATGCTCATGACCCTGCACCGGGATATGCCGGGGATCATCGGTCGCATCGGGGCGCTGCTGGGGGCCTACAACGTCAATATTGCCAGTATGCAGGTGGGGCGTAAGCTGATTCGGGGTGAAGCGGTAATGGTACTCAGCCTGGATGATCCGCTGCCGGATGGGATCATCGAGGAAGTACTGAAGCAACCAGGGATCCGGGATGCCTTTGTGGTCAATCTCTAA
- a CDS encoding TldD/PmbA family protein: protein MQVEVLAEQAQSCAKRLGIHQFDLYGAQVDETSVQVDQGDPRQVKASNRSSVTVRAWNDQGQVGVTSTTDVDEAGLELALQTAFEASHFGLREHAPQFSPEATLPIAQPSNDKAPLALASDLLEQLVAAEKELLGSHPAIQGVPYNGLAQRQIDRFYLNSEQALRQEGHTLTSVFLYSKAEQEGRKPRSGGALRVSRSLEELDIQGCVKEAAEKLISHLDYERIPSGKYTVVFSGEAFLSLLGAFSNLFNAQSILDHQSLSTPESLGTVVASPLLSVCDDALHPSKVGAISFDGEGTPTRRIPLITNGVLTHFLHSAGTAKRLGAQPTGHANIGSKVTVGSHYYHVFAGSPPESTYDLSTAENVVWIDELQALHAGVKPLQGSFSLPFQGWWVRNGERISIEAATVAGDFLQVLKSIVYVEPEPQLTPGGLCPRIWVTDLSITGQ from the coding sequence GTGCAAGTAGAGGTATTGGCAGAACAAGCACAAAGCTGTGCAAAACGTCTGGGGATCCATCAATTTGATCTGTACGGGGCGCAGGTGGATGAAACCAGCGTGCAGGTGGATCAAGGGGATCCCCGCCAGGTGAAAGCCTCCAATCGCTCTAGCGTGACGGTGCGGGCCTGGAATGACCAAGGGCAGGTGGGAGTAACCTCCACGACTGATGTGGATGAGGCGGGCTTAGAACTGGCTCTGCAGACGGCTTTTGAGGCCAGCCACTTTGGCCTACGGGAACATGCACCCCAATTTAGCCCCGAAGCCACCCTGCCCATTGCCCAACCCTCCAACGACAAAGCGCCACTGGCTCTGGCCAGCGACCTCTTGGAGCAATTGGTGGCCGCCGAAAAAGAATTGCTGGGATCCCATCCTGCCATTCAGGGGGTGCCCTACAATGGCTTAGCCCAGCGCCAAATTGATCGCTTTTACCTCAATAGCGAACAAGCCCTACGGCAGGAAGGCCATACCCTCACTTCGGTGTTTCTCTACAGCAAAGCCGAGCAGGAGGGCCGCAAACCCCGTAGTGGGGGAGCCCTGCGGGTCAGCCGCAGCCTAGAGGAGTTGGATATTCAGGGCTGTGTCAAGGAAGCTGCCGAGAAATTGATCAGCCACCTGGACTATGAGCGGATCCCTTCCGGCAAATATACCGTGGTCTTTTCCGGAGAGGCGTTTCTGAGTTTGCTAGGGGCGTTCTCCAATTTGTTCAATGCCCAGAGCATTTTGGATCATCAAAGCCTATCCACCCCAGAGTCTTTGGGCACTGTGGTGGCCTCACCGCTGCTCTCGGTGTGTGACGATGCGTTGCACCCAAGTAAGGTCGGGGCGATTAGTTTTGATGGGGAAGGCACCCCTACCCGCCGGATTCCCTTGATTACCAATGGTGTGCTCACCCACTTTCTCCACAGCGCTGGCACGGCCAAACGGTTGGGCGCTCAGCCGACTGGACATGCCAATATCGGCTCCAAGGTCACGGTGGGATCCCATTACTACCATGTGTTTGCTGGATCCCCGCCGGAAAGCACCTATGACCTGTCTACTGCCGAGAATGTTGTCTGGATCGATGAACTACAAGCCTTGCACGCTGGGGTCAAACCCTTGCAGGGATCCTTCTCGCTGCCTTTTCAGGGCTGGTGGGTTCGCAATGGGGAGCGCATCAGCATTGAAGCGGCCACAGTAGCAGGGGATTTTTTGCAGGTCTTGAAATCCATTGTTTATGTGGAGCCCGAGCCACAACTGACTCCAGGGGGTTTGTGCCCGCGCATCTGGGTTACCGATCTCTCCATTACTGGACAATGA
- a CDS encoding MBL fold metallo-hydrolase, with protein sequence MKLTRIDLNSWLIQTEGQTLLLDPWLVDPLVFLGLPWFIRIQHRNPPPFTPETLPQVDGILLSQAQPDHCHPPTLQRLDKRIPVLASPAAASVVRGLGFASVQALAPWRSVQWGDVRITAVPGAPLGPIRELGYLLEEEKSQTRLYYEPHLSEPDIRQRLQQEFHPIYTLLIPVVGQVFPLLGEVIMGPERALQVVEALHPRQVVPTAMGEVVYSGWFASQIRTLGSLEEFRERLGSLNAYARTSIQLCCPAPGETVTLSTSTEAMA encoded by the coding sequence ATGAAACTCACCCGTATCGATCTCAACAGTTGGCTAATCCAGACCGAAGGGCAAACCCTGCTGCTGGATCCGTGGTTGGTGGATCCCTTGGTATTCCTGGGGTTGCCCTGGTTCATCCGCATCCAGCACCGCAATCCGCCTCCTTTCACACCGGAAACCCTACCCCAAGTCGATGGCATTCTGCTCAGCCAAGCCCAGCCGGATCATTGCCACCCCCCTACCCTGCAACGCTTGGATAAACGGATCCCCGTTTTGGCCTCTCCGGCAGCGGCCAGTGTAGTGCGTGGTTTGGGCTTTGCCTCGGTACAGGCTCTGGCTCCCTGGCGGTCGGTGCAGTGGGGAGATGTGCGTATCACGGCGGTTCCTGGCGCTCCCCTGGGGCCGATCCGCGAACTGGGCTACCTGCTTGAAGAAGAGAAATCCCAGACTCGGCTTTACTACGAACCGCACCTGTCCGAGCCGGATATCCGCCAACGACTACAGCAGGAATTCCATCCCATCTATACGCTGCTTATTCCGGTGGTGGGGCAGGTTTTCCCCCTTTTGGGAGAGGTAATCATGGGGCCAGAACGGGCCTTGCAAGTGGTGGAAGCGCTGCATCCCAGACAGGTGGTGCCAACGGCGATGGGAGAGGTGGTTTACTCCGGCTGGTTTGCTTCCCAAATTCGCACCCTCGGCAGCTTAGAGGAATTTCGGGAAAGGCTGGGATCCCTAAATGCCTACGCAAGAACCTCCATCCAGTTGTGTTGCCCTGCCCCCGGAGAAACAGTGACTTTGTCCACATCCACAGAGGCGATGGCATGA
- a CDS encoding DUF2358 domain-containing protein: MSTSSQASPPRDPGPDLLVVLREDYARFPENQTYSIYDPQVYFKDPVNEFRGLSRYQQMIAWMGRWFRDIRLDLHEIQQTGAQIRTEWTLSWSLPLPWHPRLQIPGWTELHINEAGLIGSHIDYWRCSRWDVLGQVFWPRDPSRSR; encoded by the coding sequence ATGAGCACTTCTTCTCAAGCTAGCCCCCCCAGGGATCCCGGCCCCGATCTGCTGGTCGTTTTGCGAGAGGACTATGCCCGTTTTCCAGAAAATCAGACCTACTCTATTTATGATCCGCAGGTGTATTTCAAGGATCCCGTAAATGAATTTCGTGGCCTGAGTCGGTATCAACAGATGATTGCTTGGATGGGACGTTGGTTTCGAGATATTCGCCTCGATTTGCACGAGATTCAGCAAACCGGCGCTCAGATCCGCACCGAATGGACCTTGAGCTGGTCGCTACCTTTACCTTGGCATCCCCGTCTGCAGATCCCGGGTTGGACAGAGTTGCACATCAATGAAGCTGGGCTGATTGGATCCCATATTGACTATTGGCGCTGTTCCCGTTGGGATGTCTTGGGTCAAGTGTTCTGGCCCAGGGATCCCAGCAGATCCCGTTAG
- a CDS encoding HEAT repeat domain-containing protein has product MFTWLWTKQFSRMNQRLQTLELAREENLLSPDLSAQTLQVAPDFWERQHQAFVYVDKQIQKVSRRSKIWGGMALLAILADAALVVAGLTAIQSLQQVRADQSLTRISQQATVPDPVQQAFDDLVAQLPQMSVAERYRALEALNALSAISMARSGSGYYYGSSGMSVYGSAPTAAANPLEAQLQTIYQLGQMRSVEAVPALVTKLSDGDAAVREAAARALGQIGDPRALDPLHNLLAQEPNELVQDAAIGSIAQMLR; this is encoded by the coding sequence ATGTTTACTTGGCTCTGGACGAAACAGTTTTCTCGAATGAACCAGAGGCTACAGACTTTGGAGTTAGCTCGTGAGGAAAACCTTTTATCCCCTGATCTGAGCGCTCAAACCCTGCAAGTAGCCCCTGACTTTTGGGAACGGCAACATCAAGCCTTTGTCTACGTGGATAAGCAAATTCAGAAGGTGAGCCGTCGCAGCAAGATCTGGGGGGGGATGGCGTTGCTGGCCATTTTGGCGGATGCAGCGTTGGTGGTAGCAGGCCTGACAGCGATTCAGTCTTTGCAGCAGGTGCGGGCCGACCAGAGCTTAACTCGCATTTCCCAGCAGGCGACTGTCCCGGATCCTGTTCAGCAAGCCTTTGATGATCTGGTAGCTCAACTGCCACAGATGAGCGTGGCAGAGCGGTATCGTGCCCTAGAAGCTCTAAATGCCCTCTCGGCTATCTCGATGGCTCGCAGTGGCAGTGGGTATTACTACGGCAGTTCAGGAATGTCTGTATATGGCTCTGCTCCCACAGCGGCAGCTAACCCTCTCGAGGCTCAACTGCAAACCATTTACCAACTGGGTCAAATGCGCTCGGTGGAGGCTGTGCCGGCTTTGGTGACCAAACTTTCGGATGGTGATGCGGCGGTACGGGAGGCGGCAGCTCGTGCCCTGGGGCAAATCGGGGATCCACGCGCCCTCGATCCGCTGCATAATTTGCTGGCTCAAGAGCCCAATGAATTGGTTCAAGATGCAGCGATTGGTTCGATTGCACAAATGCTCCGCTGA
- a CDS encoding Sll0314/Alr1548 family TPR repeat-containing protein encodes MTGRLGRLLGAALLVWGSAQPVWAQDPFREGANARQISPEVAAAFEEFFCAGRYSQSREKLETAREASPEEPMVYALLAALAYQEGDMQEFAQLATQTRQVAAELKKTDPLRGNLYEGVGYGLEAANTVVRDGVVIGLPKALPTLNQLFASIRAAQAVDGSDPELNLLNGYMDLLLTYREKALNQFQLAAPQYMSYRGQALAYRDMQRYAEALEAVDQAIATSCDNPELYYLKAQILVSQGEDREAVPLFDQALQASAQLPEPLVAQIQMERDRAAQRGGLTGQLPATATP; translated from the coding sequence ATGACAGGCAGGCTGGGTAGGCTGCTGGGAGCTGCTCTTTTGGTTTGGGGATCCGCACAACCTGTTTGGGCACAGGATCCCTTCCGCGAGGGGGCCAATGCGCGGCAGATCAGCCCAGAGGTGGCGGCGGCCTTTGAAGAGTTCTTTTGCGCGGGGCGCTATAGCCAAAGTCGGGAGAAGTTGGAAACTGCCAGAGAGGCATCTCCTGAGGAACCGATGGTCTATGCCCTGTTGGCGGCACTGGCCTATCAAGAGGGGGATATGCAGGAGTTTGCTCAGTTGGCCACCCAAACTCGGCAGGTGGCCGCAGAGCTGAAGAAAACGGATCCCCTGCGCGGCAATCTTTACGAAGGTGTGGGCTATGGGCTGGAGGCAGCCAATACGGTGGTGCGGGATGGCGTGGTGATCGGCTTGCCCAAGGCTCTGCCGACCCTGAATCAACTGTTTGCCTCCATTCGAGCAGCACAGGCGGTGGATGGCAGCGATCCGGAACTGAACCTTTTGAATGGCTATATGGATCTGTTGCTCACCTACCGGGAAAAGGCCCTGAACCAATTTCAGTTGGCGGCCCCCCAGTATATGTCCTACCGCGGGCAAGCCTTGGCCTATCGGGATATGCAGCGCTACGCAGAGGCCCTTGAGGCGGTGGATCAGGCGATTGCCACTTCCTGTGACAACCCGGAGTTGTACTATTTGAAGGCGCAAATTTTGGTCTCTCAAGGGGAGGATCGCGAGGCGGTACCCTTGTTTGACCAAGCTTTGCAAGCCTCTGCCCAATTGCCGGAGCCGCTGGTGGCTCAAATTCAGATGGAACGGGATCGCGCCGCCCAACGAGGAGGATTGACCGGTCAGTTGCCCGCTACGGCTACCCCATGA
- the rsmD gene encoding 16S rRNA (guanine(966)-N(2))-methyltransferase RsmD, protein MSLRISGKRELQTPEGLATRPTPSRVRQALFNILQGRVEGCRWLDLCCGAGTVGAEALCQGAAFVAGIEIAAPACRIIRANWAKVAQPEQAFQVIQGDARKLLNRGLALDPFDYVYFAPPYEAGLYTPLLPLIPPLLKPEQGILIVEHRTGYELPEQVGSLLRSDQRTYGQTTLAFYRDLADWL, encoded by the coding sequence ATGAGTTTACGAATTAGTGGCAAACGAGAACTGCAAACCCCAGAGGGTTTAGCGACCCGGCCCACACCTTCTCGGGTACGTCAGGCCCTGTTCAACATTTTGCAAGGACGGGTGGAAGGCTGCCGCTGGCTGGATCTCTGCTGTGGAGCAGGTACGGTGGGGGCAGAAGCCCTGTGCCAGGGGGCTGCTTTTGTGGCCGGCATTGAAATTGCCGCTCCTGCCTGTCGGATCATCCGGGCCAACTGGGCCAAAGTGGCGCAGCCGGAGCAAGCTTTTCAAGTGATTCAGGGGGATGCCCGCAAGTTGCTCAATCGGGGGTTGGCATTGGATCCTTTCGATTACGTTTATTTTGCTCCCCCCTATGAGGCGGGGCTGTATACGCCCCTGCTGCCCCTCATCCCACCCCTGCTTAAGCCAGAACAAGGGATCTTGATTGTCGAGCATCGCACCGGTTACGAACTTCCCGAACAAGTGGGATCCCTGCTGCGGTCTGACCAGCGCACCTACGGGCAAACCACCCTGGCTTTTTACCGTGACCTTGCAGACTGGCTCTAG
- the glgA gene encoding glycogen synthase GlgA: MVQARILFASAEAAPLAKVGGMADVVGSLPSVLRGLGQDVRIIMPFYGFLWDQFGEKSDQYRRSQAPIWAKQVMGQVAEIYESVLPGTDVPLYLVSHYAFAPHRIYYGEDEFWRFTFFANAVAEFAWTYYPWKPNIIHCHDWHTAMIPAWMHQASDIGTVFTIHNLAYQGPWRWQLERMTWLPWYFSAHNAMAAGILYADQVNTVSPTYAMEIRTPLHGEGLQDLLAWKGERLRGILNGIDLNKVDPSTDPNLVATFSLSDLQGRAANKAALQAQAGLAANPEVFTLGMVARLVEQKGIDLLVQALDRFLAYSDAQCVVLGSGEAYYEGRIREMAERHPNKMSYQQGYQPKLAQLIYGGADAFLMPSRFEPCGISQMIAMRYGCVPIVRRTGGLVDTVSHHVPSKGIGTGYCFDRYEALDFYTCLARAWEAFQHKETWQALQKRGMATNFSWQWSALEYIHMYELILNLPLLPEVALSTQESEAVQASDTANSKAAPMPRPSSAIPPQPRSVKG, from the coding sequence GTGGTTCAAGCCAGGATTTTGTTCGCGTCGGCGGAGGCAGCACCACTGGCCAAGGTGGGGGGCATGGCAGATGTGGTGGGATCCCTGCCCTCGGTTTTGCGGGGGTTAGGCCAGGATGTACGCATCATCATGCCGTTTTATGGCTTCCTGTGGGATCAATTTGGGGAGAAGTCGGATCAATACCGGCGCTCCCAAGCACCCATTTGGGCCAAACAAGTGATGGGTCAAGTGGCCGAGATTTATGAGAGCGTTCTGCCCGGGACTGATGTGCCACTGTACTTGGTCAGTCACTATGCTTTTGCCCCCCATCGCATTTATTACGGCGAGGATGAGTTCTGGCGCTTCACCTTCTTTGCCAACGCTGTTGCCGAGTTTGCCTGGACCTACTACCCCTGGAAACCGAATATCATTCACTGCCACGATTGGCACACAGCCATGATCCCGGCCTGGATGCACCAAGCTTCTGACATTGGCACAGTGTTCACCATTCACAACTTGGCCTATCAAGGGCCTTGGCGCTGGCAACTGGAACGCATGACCTGGCTGCCCTGGTATTTTTCCGCCCACAATGCCATGGCTGCTGGGATCCTCTACGCCGATCAGGTGAATACCGTTTCTCCCACCTATGCGATGGAGATTCGCACCCCTCTGCACGGTGAGGGTTTACAGGATCTGCTGGCCTGGAAAGGGGAACGCCTACGGGGCATTTTGAATGGTATTGATCTGAACAAAGTGGATCCCAGTACGGATCCCAACCTGGTCGCCACCTTTAGCCTCTCAGATTTGCAGGGAAGAGCAGCGAATAAAGCGGCTCTACAGGCTCAGGCGGGTTTGGCGGCCAATCCAGAGGTATTCACGCTGGGGATGGTAGCCCGTCTGGTGGAGCAAAAGGGTATTGATCTGTTGGTTCAAGCTCTGGATCGCTTTTTGGCCTACAGCGATGCTCAATGTGTGGTGCTAGGCAGTGGCGAAGCTTACTACGAAGGGCGGATTCGGGAAATGGCCGAACGCCATCCCAATAAAATGTCCTATCAGCAGGGCTACCAACCGAAATTGGCCCAGTTGATCTACGGGGGAGCGGATGCTTTTCTGATGCCCAGCCGCTTTGAGCCCTGTGGCATCAGCCAGATGATCGCCATGCGCTACGGTTGTGTACCGATTGTGCGGCGCACAGGGGGGTTGGTGGATACCGTTAGCCATCATGTGCCCAGCAAGGGGATTGGTACCGGCTACTGTTTTGATCGCTACGAAGCCCTGGATTTTTATACTTGCCTGGCACGGGCTTGGGAAGCCTTCCAGCATAAAGAGACCTGGCAAGCGCTACAAAAGCGGGGCATGGCCACCAACTTCAGTTGGCAATGGTCGGCGCTGGAATACATCCACATGTATGAGCTGATCCTGAACTTGCCGCTGTTGCCGGAAGTAGCCCTATCCACCCAGGAATCTGAAGCGGTTCAAGCTAGTGACACCGCCAACAGCAAAGCAGCGCCAATGCCTAGGCCTAGCAGCGCCATCCCCCCCCAGCCCCGCTCCGTCAAGGGTTGA
- the psbD gene encoding photosystem II D2 protein (photosystem q(a) protein) has translation MTIAVGRVRQERGWFDIVDDWLKRDRFVFIGWSGLLLFPCAFLALGGWLTGTTFVTSWYTHGLASSYLEGANFLTVAVSSPADSMGHSLLLLWGPEAQGDFTRWCQIGGLWTFVALHGAFGLIGFMLRQFEIARLVGVRPYNAIAFSAPIAVFVSVFLMYPLGQSSWFFAPSFGVAGIFRFLLFLQGFHNWTLNPFHMMGVAGVLGGALLCAIHGATVENTLFQDGEGANTFRAFEPTQAEETYSMVTANRFWSQIFGIAFSNKRWLHFFMLFVPVTGLWMASIGIVGLALNLRAYDFISQETRAAEDPEFETFYTKNILLNEGIRAWMAPQDQPHEHFEFPEEVLPRGNAL, from the coding sequence ATGACCATAGCGGTAGGACGCGTGCGTCAGGAGCGAGGATGGTTCGACATCGTCGACGACTGGCTCAAACGCGACAGATTTGTCTTTATCGGCTGGTCCGGCCTGTTGCTGTTCCCCTGCGCCTTCTTGGCCTTGGGCGGCTGGCTGACCGGCACCACCTTTGTCACCTCTTGGTACACCCACGGGTTGGCCAGCTCCTACTTGGAAGGGGCGAACTTTCTGACAGTGGCGGTTTCCTCGCCTGCCGACAGCATGGGGCACAGCCTGTTGCTGTTGTGGGGGCCAGAAGCGCAAGGGGACTTCACCCGCTGGTGCCAAATCGGGGGGTTGTGGACGTTTGTTGCCTTGCACGGGGCCTTTGGGTTGATTGGCTTCATGCTGCGGCAGTTTGAGATTGCTCGCTTGGTGGGGGTACGCCCTTACAACGCCATCGCCTTCAGCGCGCCGATTGCAGTGTTTGTGAGCGTATTTTTGATGTACCCGTTGGGGCAGAGCAGCTGGTTTTTCGCCCCCAGCTTTGGGGTAGCGGGGATCTTCCGGTTTCTGCTGTTTTTGCAAGGGTTCCACAACTGGACCTTGAACCCGTTCCACATGATGGGTGTGGCGGGTGTGCTGGGAGGGGCCTTGCTGTGTGCCATTCATGGGGCGACGGTGGAGAACACCTTGTTCCAGGATGGGGAAGGGGCGAACACCTTCCGGGCGTTTGAGCCGACGCAAGCGGAAGAGACCTATTCGATGGTGACGGCGAACCGGTTTTGGAGCCAGATTTTTGGGATTGCTTTTTCCAACAAGCGGTGGCTGCACTTTTTCATGTTGTTTGTGCCGGTGACGGGGCTGTGGATGGCCAGCATCGGGATTGTGGGGTTGGCGCTGAACCTGCGGGCGTATGACTTCATCAGTCAGGAGACGCGGGCGGCGGAGGATCCTGAGTTTGAGACGTTCTACACCAAGAACATTCTCTTGAATGAGGGGATCCGGGCCTGGATGGCGCCGCAAGACCAGCCCCATGAGCACTTTGAGTTCCCTGAAGAGGTGCTCCCCCGCGGTAATGCCCTCTAA